A single Ziziphus jujuba cultivar Dongzao chromosome 11, ASM3175591v1 DNA region contains:
- the LOC107433779 gene encoding protein STRICTOSIDINE SYNTHASE-LIKE 2 — protein MPSSKLFFTATVAVLLSALSALNFIKFSFFHAGDGELQNHHSSIETVPITGAVGPETYAFDRLGEGPYTGVSDGRIIKWQEDQRQWITFAVTSSNRSGCEGQHDHDQTEHICGRPLGLRFNKKDGDLYIADAYMGLLVVGPQGGLATRVANEAQGIPFGFTNSVDIDEWSTTGAVYFTDSTSRYQRRNYVSVILSGDKTGRLMKYDPQRKRVEVLLRNLSFPNGVALSQNGDFLLVAETSECRIMRYWLRTSKAGSFEVFAQLPGFPDNIKMSPRGGFWVGIHSRREWLVRRILSYPVMGKTLVRLPINIMKAYGYLGKWRGSGLAMRLSEEGEILDVLEDKTRIRWKTVSEVKEKDGTLWIGSINKPFAVKYKV, from the exons ATGCCTTCATCAAAGCTCTTCTTCACAGCCACAGTAGCTGTTCTTCTCTCCGCCCTAAGTGCACTCAATTTcattaagttttcattttttcatgcTGGAGATGGAGAATTACAAAACCACCATTCCTCCATTGAAACTGTTCCGATAACGGGTGCCGTTGGACCCGAGACGTATGCCTTTGACCGACTCGGTGAAGGTCCTTATACCGGCGTATCGGATGGCCGGATTATCAAGTGGCAGGAAGATCAACGGCAATGGATCACTTTCGCTGTTACTTCTTCCAATAG ATCTGGTTGTGAAGGACAACATGATCACGATCAAACGGAGCACATTTGTGGGCGCCCATTAGGACTGAGATTCAACAAAAAGGACGGCGATCTCTATATTGCTGATGCTTACATGGGACTACTCGTTGTGGGACCCCAAGGTGGGTTGGCCACTAGAGTTGCAAATGAAGCGCAAGGCATCCCATTTGGATTTACCAACAGCGTGGACATTGATGAATGGAGCACTACTGGAGCCGTGTATTTTACCGATAGCACCTCACGCTATCAAAGAAG gAACTATGTTTCAGTGATATTGAGTGGGGATAAAACTGGAAGGCTGATGAAATATGATCcacaaagaaaaagagtggaggTTCTTCTTAGGAACCTTTCATTTCCAAATGGGGTGGCATTGAGCCAAAATGGGGATTTCCTTCTGGTTGCAGAGACCAGTGAATGCAGGATTATGAGGTACTGGTTAAGAACATCTAAGGCTGGGAGTTTTGAAGTTTTTGCTCAACTTCCAGGGTTTCCAGACAACATAAAAATGAGCCCAAGAGGTGGATTTTGGGTGGGAATTCATTCAAGAAGAGAATGGCTTGTGAGGAGGATTCTTTCATACCCTGTGATGGGGAAAACTCTGGTCAGACTTCCTATTAACATTATGAAAGCTTATGGGTATTTGGGAAAATGGAGAGGAAGTGGGTTGGCTATGAGATTGAGTGAGGAAGGTGAAATCTTGGATGTTCTTGAAGACAAAACCAGAATAAGATGGAAGACAGTGAGTGAAGTGAAGGAGAAAGATGGGACTCTATGGATTGGATCCATAAATAAGCCTTTTGCTGTCAAATATAAAGTTtag
- the LOC107435874 gene encoding uncharacterized protein LOC107435874, with amino-acid sequence MALMASSRTKLSRLLTIFTEKAQNLKSGSCFHGVSGRFGANPNAGLQGALFYSSSALASKESEVIGSRRMGWEILGVKDYEDYRRSLYGEITHKALLVDAVGTLVVPSQPMAQIYRQIGEKYGVEYSEAEILNRYRRAYEQPWGRSRLRYVNDGRPFWQYIVSSSTGCSDSQYFEELYNYYTTDKAWHLCDPEAEHVFKALRKAGVKLAVVSNFDTRLRPLLRALNCDHWFDAVAVSAEVAAEKPNPTIFLKACDLVGVKPEDAVHVGDDRRNDIWGARDAGCDAWLWGSDVHSFKEVAQSIGVQV; translated from the exons ATGGCACTAATGGCTTCTTCCAGAACGAAGCTCTCTAGGCTTCTGACCATATTTACCGAGAAAGCACAGAATTTGAAATCTGGGTCTTGCTTCCATGGCGTTAGCGGGAGGTTTGGGGCCAACCCAAATGCAGGCTTGCAAGGGGCATTGTTCTATTCGTCCTCTGCTCTGGCCTCTAAGGAGTCTGAGGTAATTGGGTCCAGGCGCATGGGATGGGAAATTCTGGGTGTGAAAGATTATGAGGATTATCGGAGGTCCTTGTATGGTGAAATCACTCACAAGGCTTTGCTGGTTGATGCTGTTGGCACTCTTGTTGTTCCCTCTCAGCCCATGGCTCAg ATATATAGGCAGATTGGGGAGAAATATGGGGTGGAGTATTCAGAGGCTGAGATTTTGAACAGATACAGAAGGGCTTATGAGCAGCCTTGGGGTAGATCCCGTCTCAG ATATGTAAATGATGGGAGACCCTTCTGGCAATATATAGTCAGTTCTTCAACTGGTTGTTCAGATTCTCAGTACTTTGAAGAACTTTATAACTACTATACCACTGACAAG GCTTGGCACCTCTGTGATCCTGAAGCTGAGCATGTATTTAAAGCACTAAGAAAAGCAGGTGTAAAACTGGCTGTTGTATCAAATTTTGACACCAGATTAAGACCTCTGTTGCGGGCTTTAAATTGTGACCATTGGTTTGATGCTGTTGCGGTCTCAGCTGAA GTTGCAGCAGAAAAACCAAATCCAACGATATTTCTAAAAGCTTGTGACTTAGTGGGGGTAAAACCGGAGGATGCTGTGCATGTGGGTGATGATCGAAGGAATGATATATGGGGTGCCAGAGATGCGGGTTGTGATGCTTGGCTTTGGGGAAGTGATGTTCACTCCTTTAAGGAg GTTGCTCAGAGCATCGGGGTTCAGGTTTGA